One genomic segment of Dehalogenimonas alkenigignens includes these proteins:
- a CDS encoding aryl-sulfate sulfotransferase: MSVTIYPTGTTIYAPEKAWNGFTILSTMDGNARLICMNGGEVKTWNGFGGFPNKVLPGGFLLGSTGVRNKKYGFQDQLDLVQVDWEGNVVWKFDRHEHIVDPGEEPRWMARQHHDYQREGNPVGYYVPGMEPKVDGGTTIILCHRNVNNPSISSKQLLDDVIIEVNWKGEKVWEWQCSDHFDELGFSKSAKRALAKHTNMLNIGEGFGDWMHLNSTSKLGPNRWYDAGDERFNPENLIWSSRQSNILAIIDKKTGNIAWKTGPDYNTKTHRKIGQIIGPHLAHMIPRGLPGEGNILVFDNGGWAGYGAPTPGSRSGVNNAIRDFSRVLEFDPVTLEIVWQYTAKEAGFRTPIYGSKFYSSIVSAAQRLPNGNTLITEGVEGRIFEVTNKHEIVWEYVNPHFGELSNLVYRAYRLPYEWVPQAGKPAETPINRLNVVDFKLTASTTTTHESREAPGKIKGTSDGQFCVLPAGED, translated from the coding sequence ATGTCAGTGACGATATATCCCACAGGAACAACGATATATGCACCAGAGAAAGCCTGGAATGGTTTTACCATTCTAAGCACCATGGACGGCAATGCCCGCCTTATCTGCATGAATGGCGGCGAAGTCAAGACTTGGAATGGCTTCGGCGGCTTTCCGAATAAAGTCCTACCCGGTGGTTTTCTCTTAGGTAGCACCGGCGTACGCAACAAGAAATACGGTTTCCAAGATCAACTTGATCTGGTGCAAGTGGACTGGGAAGGCAACGTTGTTTGGAAGTTCGATCGGCACGAGCATATCGTTGATCCCGGCGAGGAGCCGCGATGGATGGCTCGGCAACACCACGACTACCAGCGCGAAGGTAATCCGGTTGGCTATTACGTGCCGGGCATGGAGCCAAAAGTGGACGGCGGCACTACCATTATTCTCTGCCACCGGAACGTCAACAATCCGTCCATTTCCAGCAAACAGTTGTTAGATGACGTGATTATCGAAGTGAACTGGAAAGGTGAGAAAGTCTGGGAATGGCAGTGCAGCGACCATTTCGATGAACTGGGTTTTAGCAAGAGCGCCAAGCGGGCATTGGCCAAGCATACCAACATGCTCAACATCGGAGAAGGCTTCGGCGATTGGATGCACCTGAACTCTACCTCAAAGCTCGGTCCCAATCGTTGGTATGATGCCGGAGACGAGCGTTTCAATCCGGAAAATCTGATCTGGAGCAGCCGCCAGTCGAACATCCTGGCTATCATCGATAAGAAGACAGGGAATATCGCCTGGAAGACGGGACCCGACTACAATACCAAAACTCATCGGAAAATAGGTCAAATCATCGGGCCGCACCTTGCTCACATGATCCCCCGCGGATTGCCCGGCGAGGGCAACATTCTGGTTTTCGATAACGGAGGCTGGGCGGGCTACGGCGCTCCGACCCCGGGTTCTCGGAGCGGTGTCAACAACGCCATCAGGGATTTTTCTAGAGTGTTGGAGTTCGATCCAGTAACATTGGAAATCGTCTGGCAATATACGGCCAAAGAAGCTGGATTCAGAACCCCGATCTACGGTAGCAAGTTTTACTCCAGCATCGTTAGTGCTGCCCAGCGTCTGCCGAACGGTAACACTCTGATCACCGAGGGAGTCGAGGGCCGGATATTCGAGGTCACCAACAAGCATGAAATCGTTTGGGAATACGTTAACCCTCATTTCGGGGAACTTTCCAACCTGGTTTACCGCGCTTACCGCCTTCCATACGAATGGGTACCACAGGCGGGAAAACCAGCAGAGACGCCGATCAACCGGCTGAATGTCGTCGATTTCAAGTTGACAGCTTCAACCACAACGACCCATGAATCGCGCGAAGCTCCTGGAAAGATCAAAGGGACATCCGACGGTCAATTCTGCGTTTTACCGGCGGGTGAAGATTAA
- a CDS encoding ABC transporter ATP-binding protein: MSNINFEHISKSFTGAGLVLDDFNVTVPSGSFVSLVGPTACGKSTLLRLILGLDQPDEGRIHLESKNNDCAVPCAIAFQEPRLLPWLTVRENIELVLEGHCPDGAGRAAELLGMVGLADFANAYPKVLSGGMAQRVSLARALALEPDVLLLDEPFSAVDALTRMKLQDALIRIYMARPRTTLMVTHDIDEALLTSQKIIVLSCRPASIVDVVEVKAGYPRDRTDTNLFALKTRILKGLGIVAEDILEGAGI, from the coding sequence ATGAGTAACATAAACTTCGAACATATCTCCAAGAGTTTCACGGGTGCGGGACTGGTACTGGATGACTTCAACGTGACCGTACCCTCCGGCAGTTTTGTTTCCCTAGTGGGACCGACAGCCTGTGGCAAGTCCACGCTGCTCCGGCTGATACTCGGTCTGGATCAACCCGATGAAGGTCGCATTCATCTCGAAAGCAAAAATAACGATTGCGCTGTACCGTGCGCCATCGCCTTCCAAGAACCGCGGCTACTGCCGTGGCTGACGGTAAGAGAAAACATTGAATTAGTGCTCGAAGGACATTGTCCGGATGGCGCCGGCCGTGCCGCTGAGTTGCTAGGAATGGTGGGACTAGCAGATTTCGCTAACGCCTATCCTAAGGTATTGTCCGGCGGTATGGCGCAGCGGGTGTCGTTGGCGAGAGCACTAGCGTTAGAACCCGATGTTCTTCTTTTAGACGAACCATTTAGCGCTGTTGACGCCCTTACACGAATGAAACTTCAGGATGCGCTGATCCGTATCTACATGGCGCGACCGCGAACAACGCTCATGGTTACCCATGATATCGATGAGGCGCTGCTGACCAGCCAAAAAATTATCGTGCTGTCCTGTCGCCCAGCCAGTATAGTCGATGTCGTCGAGGTCAAGGCGGGGTACCCGCGTGACCGGACTGATACGAACTTGTTTGCACTCAAGACACGCATCCTCAAAGGTTTGGGCATTGTGGCTGAAGACATATTAGAGGGTGCCGGGATCTGA
- a CDS encoding ABC transporter permease has translation MVTREILGSNYAATTSIRESQPQQMGKRWRLKFPVGLMLPILLLGIWWLGAATGNLKVAFFSTPQAVLETLWKLLINGELVEGFWDTLRRILAGAAIGFSAGAVLGGITGYVRQIERVLDPTIQGLRAVPAVAWIPFLILTLGIDDGPKIALISIAIFFITYVNTYAGVRGTDQKLIELANAYRLRRSLIIRRLIIPSALPQVFVGLRLAAAIAWIAAVFSEILIGSSGLGVLLNDGRSLGRPDQTIALMLVLAAAGKTTDGLIKLLEKRVTGWRTTFAGV, from the coding sequence ATGGTCACACGAGAGATATTGGGTTCTAACTACGCCGCCACGACATCTATCCGGGAATCCCAACCCCAACAGATGGGAAAGCGATGGCGGCTCAAGTTTCCAGTCGGTTTGATGCTGCCTATCCTGCTGCTTGGCATATGGTGGCTTGGCGCTGCCACCGGGAACCTGAAAGTCGCCTTCTTTTCAACGCCGCAGGCGGTGCTGGAGACGTTGTGGAAACTCTTGATCAATGGTGAATTGGTAGAGGGTTTCTGGGATACCCTGCGCCGGATACTTGCCGGAGCTGCCATAGGTTTCTCTGCCGGTGCGGTCTTAGGGGGCATCACCGGCTATGTCAGGCAGATAGAACGTGTGCTGGATCCGACAATCCAAGGCCTTCGGGCCGTCCCAGCCGTGGCTTGGATTCCATTCCTCATTCTCACCCTGGGCATAGACGATGGTCCTAAAATCGCCCTGATCTCCATCGCCATCTTTTTCATCACCTACGTCAATACCTACGCTGGTGTCCGCGGAACGGACCAGAAGCTAATCGAACTGGCTAACGCTTATAGACTGAGACGTTCATTAATTATTCGACGCCTCATCATTCCATCGGCATTGCCGCAAGTATTCGTCGGTCTTCGCCTGGCAGCGGCAATCGCCTGGATCGCCGCGGTATTCAGCGAAATCCTCATCGGCAGTTCGGGGTTGGGCGTACTCCTTAACGACGGTCGGAGTCTTGGACGACCGGACCAGACTATCGCCCTGATGCTCGTTTTGGCTGCGGCGGGAAAAACTACTGACGGACTTATTAAACTCCTCGAGAAGAGAGTTACTGGCTGGCGGACAACATTTGCTGGGGTTTAA
- a CDS encoding ABC transporter substrate-binding protein, whose product MKRFLIISLGLMALLVGTVACSTAAVTPTTGVKDSNYTVKIGFPTGAKDTLAPDGPDLWALEKGFFGQEFRQDGISVEYIPFLGAAPAINEALAAGALDMAVIADIGALIGKASGLDTSLVSMGNPNGTSWWLLVSPSSNIKTVADLKGKKVATVKATAPYFYLLEALKAAGLKESDIQFINMTIPDSEQALKAGQIDAAVDGNWMGVKMLNDGFRSIDSTVQTPVGRGTTVIVARNAFISAHPSFFPRFYKVRQQAVDWANANRSAAFDLLVNNDGGIARQFLEPLYSTPFNFDQALSADVVLRIKEGESFLRDLGITRAPVNVDAWINQSVVYRKP is encoded by the coding sequence GTGAAACGGTTCTTAATTATCTCACTCGGTCTGATGGCCCTGCTGGTCGGGACTGTCGCTTGCTCCACTGCAGCCGTAACTCCGACCACCGGAGTCAAGGATTCGAACTATACGGTTAAAATCGGTTTCCCAACCGGAGCCAAGGATACCCTCGCGCCTGATGGCCCCGACCTCTGGGCGTTGGAAAAAGGGTTTTTCGGTCAAGAGTTCCGTCAAGATGGTATCAGCGTGGAATATATTCCGTTCTTGGGAGCGGCTCCTGCTATTAACGAAGCGCTAGCTGCGGGTGCCCTGGATATGGCCGTTATCGCCGATATCGGCGCTCTGATCGGTAAGGCATCCGGCCTGGATACGTCCTTGGTCTCCATGGGGAATCCAAATGGCACGTCATGGTGGCTCCTTGTGTCACCTTCATCCAATATCAAAACAGTGGCCGATCTCAAAGGAAAGAAGGTTGCTACTGTTAAGGCAACGGCGCCCTATTTTTATCTACTTGAAGCGCTTAAAGCTGCAGGTCTCAAGGAATCAGATATTCAATTTATCAATATGACCATACCGGACTCTGAGCAAGCACTTAAAGCCGGACAGATAGATGCGGCTGTAGATGGAAATTGGATGGGAGTCAAAATGTTAAATGATGGCTTCCGCTCGATCGATTCCACGGTACAAACGCCGGTGGGGCGGGGAACGACCGTAATCGTCGCCAGGAATGCATTCATTAGCGCGCATCCCTCTTTCTTCCCTCGCTTCTATAAAGTGCGCCAGCAGGCGGTCGATTGGGCTAATGCCAACCGCAGCGCCGCCTTCGACTTGCTGGTGAACAATGATGGCGGGATCGCACGTCAGTTTCTCGAGCCATTGTATTCAACCCCCTTTAATTTCGATCAGGCATTGTCTGCCGACGTTGTGTTGCGGATTAAGGAGGGAGAATCTTTCCTGCGCGACCTGGGTATCACCCGAGCTCCCGTGAATGTAGACGCTTGGATAAACCAGTCCGTGGTTTACCGTAAGCCCTAA
- a CDS encoding 4Fe-4S binding protein has protein sequence MNENVTSKLQTDITELRKRGIVKLKDEDTYAVWVKTACGNLNSAQIHKLADITELYARGFLLFSSRQIPIIPFVRGKDLDNVQRELASVYLTLDRCGPTVRNVNVCLGKKLCLNAITDPITLAQKLDNFFQVPMAHKVKLGVAGCARDCIISRALSDIGFVPADGGDLEAYDAYIGGRLGLNPFLGIKMAENLDENECLRLVQNFFELMNREGRTGERAADLIERLGADAVKRYLLRDLDRSARVAPVDCPAARLGSNTGRQTVKLRAVAGEVTAAQLKSIAGIALRYGAGLVHFHVRGGPEIPGIGEADVETVRQESAVSGMEFSDGGLENLQSCFGGYCTESLADPQSLLRKIDIMTEETGLADVKMTISASGCPNSCGIAHLSDIGFYGVAEFEVDAESCTGCGLCEPVCKRKAISVDNGVVHIDKEQCRHCGQCLNVCPFDALRETRRGFAVLVGGSGGKDTRLGQLIADCVSEDEAIAITLRLMRLLKEHDTDVADLIDLWGFDTLKNALFPNVVTFSSGIEHRGN, from the coding sequence ATGAACGAAAACGTAACAAGTAAACTACAAACAGATATCACCGAACTTAGAAAACGGGGTATTGTCAAACTCAAAGACGAAGACACGTATGCCGTTTGGGTTAAAACCGCCTGCGGAAACTTGAATTCCGCCCAGATTCATAAATTAGCTGATATCACCGAACTTTATGCCCGAGGATTCTTATTATTTTCCTCCCGACAGATCCCGATAATCCCTTTCGTCAGAGGAAAAGACCTCGATAATGTTCAACGGGAATTAGCCAGCGTTTATCTGACTCTCGACCGCTGCGGACCAACCGTCAGGAACGTCAACGTTTGTCTGGGAAAGAAACTATGCCTTAATGCCATAACCGACCCGATCACCCTGGCCCAGAAATTGGACAATTTCTTTCAAGTTCCGATGGCCCATAAGGTCAAACTTGGGGTCGCCGGCTGCGCAAGAGACTGCATTATCAGCCGCGCCCTCAGCGACATAGGCTTTGTTCCAGCCGATGGCGGAGACCTTGAAGCGTACGACGCTTACATTGGCGGGCGACTGGGATTAAATCCATTTTTGGGCATCAAAATGGCGGAAAACCTGGACGAAAATGAATGCCTTCGGCTGGTACAAAACTTCTTTGAATTGATGAACCGCGAAGGCCGTACCGGCGAAAGAGCAGCCGATCTCATTGAGCGCTTGGGCGCGGACGCGGTCAAGCGCTACCTGTTGCGAGACCTTGATCGAAGCGCCAGGGTGGCGCCGGTCGATTGCCCCGCTGCGCGATTGGGATCGAATACCGGTCGCCAGACCGTTAAGTTACGGGCTGTTGCTGGAGAGGTGACGGCCGCGCAACTTAAAAGTATCGCTGGAATCGCTTTACGCTATGGTGCCGGGCTCGTCCACTTCCACGTCCGCGGCGGGCCGGAGATTCCCGGTATCGGCGAAGCCGACGTCGAAACCGTACGACAGGAAAGCGCCGTTTCTGGGATGGAATTTTCCGACGGCGGTTTGGAAAACCTGCAGAGTTGCTTTGGCGGTTACTGCACAGAGAGTTTAGCCGACCCTCAATCGTTACTCAGGAAAATCGATATCATGACCGAAGAGACCGGTTTAGCCGACGTGAAAATGACTATATCAGCCTCAGGCTGCCCCAACTCATGCGGCATTGCCCACCTTAGCGACATCGGCTTTTATGGTGTGGCTGAGTTTGAAGTGGATGCCGAAAGCTGCACCGGTTGTGGTCTTTGTGAGCCAGTATGCAAACGTAAAGCTATATCAGTCGATAACGGTGTTGTCCATATAGACAAAGAACAGTGCCGCCATTGCGGCCAATGCCTTAATGTCTGCCCGTTCGACGCCCTCCGAGAAACACGGCGCGGTTTCGCTGTTTTGGTCGGTGGTAGTGGTGGGAAAGACACCAGGTTGGGGCAACTTATTGCCGATTGCGTTTCGGAAGACGAAGCAATCGCAATCACTTTGAGGTTAATGCGTCTGCTTAAAGAACATGATACCGATGTCGCCGATCTCATCGACCTGTGGGGCTTCGATACGTTAAAAAATGCATTGTTTCCGAATGTCGTTACTTTCTCGAGTGGTATTGAACACCGTGGTAACTGA
- a CDS encoding metal-sensitive transcriptional regulator, translated as MNNGEHLHAQYLYSEDKDALLSRVKKIEGQARGIEKMIDEGRYCLDVVQQLTALSAAVDEVSLKLLESHIAGCVAGAIRADAESGEAHIKELMKAIRKALKR; from the coding sequence ATGAATAACGGCGAACACTTACACGCGCAATACCTCTACTCAGAGGATAAAGATGCCCTCCTGTCCAGGGTCAAGAAGATCGAGGGACAGGCAAGAGGTATCGAGAAAATGATAGACGAAGGTCGTTACTGCCTGGACGTTGTGCAGCAACTGACCGCCCTTTCGGCTGCAGTAGACGAAGTCTCTCTCAAGTTACTTGAAAGCCACATCGCGGGCTGCGTCGCCGGTGCCATCCGTGCCGACGCCGAAAGCGGCGAAGCGCATATAAAGGAACTGATGAAAGCGATTAGAAAAGCGCTAAAGCGCTGA
- a CDS encoding heavy-metal-associated domain-containing protein: protein MAALNLTVKGMSCGGCVRHVETALKKVAGVGTVTVDLAKSKASVEYDPAKTTPDALKKAVDASGYPTSIGG from the coding sequence ATGGCAGCATTAAATCTCACGGTTAAAGGAATGAGTTGTGGAGGCTGTGTTAGGCACGTAGAGACTGCTCTTAAGAAAGTGGCCGGAGTCGGCACAGTGACGGTTGATCTGGCCAAGAGTAAGGCTTCGGTGGAATACGATCCAGCGAAGACGACCCCCGACGCGCTTAAAAAAGCGGTCGATGCCTCGGGTTATCCCACTTCTATCGGCGGTTAA
- a CDS encoding heavy metal translocating P-type ATPase has product MNKKTSLTLFIGGMTCAACVRHVEGALKSVPGVGEVTVNLATGKAAVEYDPSQATPADLKKAVEDMGYSAALDVVDVQISGMSCAACVKNIERVVGGMPGVNSVIINLAAGGAKIEYAPAITPLSDIIAAINELGYGATEKVEGQAALDREQEARSNEIKRQKRNLIFAGTLGLIVMVGTLQPYWIFSNFLPDWLNNKVLLFFLTTPIVFGPARQFFVNSWNGLKRGLTDMNLLYATGIGAAYLIAVINTFFPDAGFGGKEATFYEAAALLTAFIILGRYLEAVTRGRTSESIRRLMKLQPRTARVIRDGIETEVPAEAVTIGDIIAVRPGEAIPVDGMVTDGYSAVDQAMITGESIPVEKKTGDEVLGGTLNKTGAFRFRATRVGKDTALAQIIKLVEDAQTTKAPIQKLADRVAGQFIMGVHIIALIVFIFWFFIGFGLWFSPDTRLILTPYLLSNLGVFGFALLTSVTVLVISCPCALGLATPSAVMAGSGKGAEYGILFKGADAMEATARLDAIIFDKTGTLTRGQPSVTDVISARENDSNDSLRLAAIAEKHSEHPLGEAIVRAYRATGNEPEDAEEFDSVPGHGISARFGDRSILLGNRKLMIENNIAVESLAKEAERLENEGKTAVFVAVDGKLTGIIAVADTMKETSAQAVAELKRMGLQVLMITGDNRRTAEAIARQAGIDRVLAEVLPQDKAFEVKKLQSQGLKVAMVGDGINDAPALAQADVGIAIGSGTDVAKETGSVILVKDDPLDVVAAVQVGRATLGLIKQNLFWAFGYNTLAIPLGMGILYPFTHQMVSPELAALLMATSSLSVTLNTLRMRGFTPAIRRTSPSNRGAA; this is encoded by the coding sequence ATGAATAAAAAAACGTCTCTGACCCTGTTCATCGGAGGGATGACGTGCGCCGCCTGCGTCCGCCACGTGGAGGGGGCGCTCAAGAGCGTCCCAGGGGTGGGCGAGGTGACGGTCAACCTGGCGACGGGCAAGGCCGCCGTGGAGTACGACCCGTCGCAGGCGACCCCGGCCGATCTTAAGAAAGCTGTCGAGGACATGGGCTACTCCGCCGCCCTCGACGTGGTCGATGTGCAGATCTCCGGCATGTCCTGCGCCGCCTGCGTCAAGAACATCGAGCGAGTGGTCGGCGGCATGCCGGGGGTTAATTCCGTCATCATCAATTTGGCCGCCGGCGGCGCGAAGATCGAGTATGCCCCAGCCATCACTCCCCTGTCAGACATCATCGCCGCGATCAATGAACTGGGGTACGGCGCCACCGAAAAGGTTGAAGGCCAGGCCGCCCTCGACCGGGAGCAGGAAGCCCGCTCGAACGAGATCAAGCGCCAGAAGCGCAACCTCATCTTCGCGGGGACGCTCGGTTTGATCGTCATGGTGGGCACGCTGCAGCCGTACTGGATCTTCTCTAACTTTCTCCCCGATTGGCTGAACAATAAGGTGCTCCTGTTCTTCCTGACCACACCCATCGTCTTCGGGCCGGCGCGGCAATTCTTTGTGAACTCATGGAACGGGCTCAAGCGCGGCCTGACCGATATGAACCTGCTATACGCCACCGGCATCGGGGCGGCGTATCTGATTGCCGTCATAAATACATTCTTCCCGGATGCCGGTTTCGGCGGTAAGGAAGCCACTTTCTACGAAGCCGCGGCGTTACTGACGGCGTTTATCATCCTCGGGCGGTACCTGGAGGCGGTCACCCGCGGCCGGACGTCCGAGTCCATCCGCCGCCTGATGAAACTCCAGCCCCGGACTGCCAGAGTCATCCGCGACGGCATCGAGACAGAAGTCCCGGCTGAAGCGGTCACTATTGGGGACATCATCGCAGTAAGACCGGGCGAGGCCATCCCTGTCGACGGCATGGTCACCGATGGGTACTCGGCGGTGGACCAGGCGATGATCACCGGCGAGAGCATCCCAGTCGAGAAGAAGACCGGCGACGAGGTTCTGGGCGGCACGCTCAACAAGACCGGCGCCTTCCGGTTCAGAGCAACCAGAGTCGGCAAGGACACCGCCCTAGCCCAGATCATCAAGCTCGTCGAAGACGCCCAGACGACCAAGGCCCCGATCCAGAAGCTGGCTGACAGGGTGGCCGGGCAGTTCATCATGGGCGTCCATATCATCGCGCTGATTGTCTTTATATTCTGGTTTTTCATCGGCTTTGGGCTGTGGTTCTCACCCGACACCCGGCTTATCCTCACCCCATACCTGCTTTCAAATTTGGGGGTGTTCGGGTTTGCGCTGTTGACCTCGGTGACGGTGCTGGTCATCTCCTGCCCGTGCGCCCTGGGGCTGGCGACGCCTTCAGCGGTCATGGCCGGGAGCGGAAAGGGGGCGGAGTACGGCATCCTGTTCAAGGGAGCAGACGCCATGGAGGCGACAGCACGCCTCGACGCAATAATCTTCGACAAGACCGGCACGCTGACGCGCGGCCAGCCTTCGGTCACCGACGTCATAAGTGCCCGCGAAAACGATTCAAACGATTCCCTGAGGCTGGCAGCCATCGCCGAGAAGCACTCCGAACACCCGCTGGGCGAAGCCATCGTCAGGGCATACAGAGCCACGGGTAATGAACCCGAAGACGCCGAAGAGTTCGACTCGGTGCCGGGACACGGCATTTCGGCTCGGTTTGGCGATCGAAGCATCCTCCTGGGCAATCGCAAACTCATGATCGAAAACAACATCGCCGTCGAAAGCCTCGCCAAAGAGGCCGAAAGACTCGAAAACGAAGGCAAAACCGCGGTATTCGTCGCGGTCGATGGCAAACTGACCGGCATCATCGCCGTGGCCGATACGATGAAGGAGACATCGGCACAGGCCGTCGCAGAACTCAAGCGGATGGGACTCCAGGTGCTGATGATCACCGGCGATAACCGCCGCACCGCGGAAGCCATCGCCAGGCAGGCAGGCATCGACAGAGTCCTGGCCGAGGTGCTGCCGCAGGACAAGGCATTTGAAGTCAAGAAGCTGCAGTCGCAGGGCCTCAAGGTGGCCATGGTCGGCGACGGCATCAACGACGCACCCGCCCTGGCCCAGGCCGACGTCGGCATCGCCATAGGATCCGGTACCGATGTCGCCAAGGAGACGGGAAGCGTCATTTTGGTCAAGGATGACCCGCTCGACGTCGTCGCCGCGGTCCAGGTGGGGAGAGCGACGCTCGGGTTGATAAAGCAGAACCTGTTTTGGGCCTTCGGGTACAACACCCTTGCCATACCGCTGGGCATGGGCATCCTGTATCCTTTCACCCACCAGATGGTGTCGCCGGAACTGGCGGCGCTCCTAATGGCCACCAGCTCGCTGTCGGTGACGCTGAACACGCTGAGAATGCGGGGCTTTACGCCGGCGATACGACGAACCTCACCCTCGAATCGAGGTGCGGCATGA